A region of Thermosinus carboxydivorans Nor1 DNA encodes the following proteins:
- a CDS encoding EcsC family protein, producing MNGAAANRNNNDFTPLTPYETSQISLIRDWKNQEPWVISKTFGIVVSPLSWVVRNLIPEAVIRGVLDGANAVSQYFADCNDIKRDGQVNSIKELRTKDLQLSDKLANEVHNWAIGLAAAEGVGTGLIGLPGMVADIPAIITIALRTIHKIALCYGYEVETKEDKDFILGILAASGANTVKEKISALYTLRTIEVMIARTTKRKALQAIPAIGLLIGCSANAWYIKEVGWAARRAYQERWLIDNHKIIDI from the coding sequence ATGAATGGAGCGGCAGCGAATAGAAACAATAATGACTTTACGCCTTTAACTCCATACGAAACAAGTCAGATATCGCTGATACGGGATTGGAAAAATCAAGAGCCATGGGTGATATCGAAAACGTTTGGAATTGTGGTAAGTCCCTTATCGTGGGTAGTTAGGAATTTAATACCGGAGGCTGTAATAAGAGGTGTGCTGGATGGCGCAAATGCTGTCTCACAATACTTTGCCGATTGTAATGATATCAAAAGGGATGGTCAGGTAAATTCCATAAAGGAATTGAGAACGAAAGACTTGCAGCTTTCGGATAAATTAGCTAATGAGGTTCATAACTGGGCAATAGGTTTAGCTGCAGCTGAAGGTGTAGGAACTGGTTTAATTGGTCTTCCGGGAATGGTAGCAGACATTCCTGCAATTATTACGATTGCTTTAAGAACAATACATAAAATAGCCCTGTGCTATGGATACGAAGTTGAAACAAAGGAAGATAAGGATTTTATCTTAGGAATATTAGCTGCATCTGGGGCAAATACTGTCAAGGAAAAGATTTCTGCATTATATACCCTTAGAACTATCGAGGTTATGATCGCAAGGACGACTAAAAGGAAGGCACTTCAAGCGATACCCGCGATCGGACTTTTAATTGGATGCTCTGCTAATGCCTGGTATATTAAAGAAGTTGGCTGGGCAGCTAGGCGGGCATATCAAGAGAGATGGTTAATCGATAACCATAAGATTATCGATATTTAG